In Paenarthrobacter sp. GOM3, a single window of DNA contains:
- a CDS encoding M20 metallopeptidase family protein, translating into MTIVDDAKEMQDDIVRLRHDLHREPEIGLQLPRTQEKVLKALDGLPYEITLGEETTSVTAVLRGGATHASAEKPVVLLRADMDGLPVQERTGVDYTSRIEGAMHACGHDLHTSMLAGAATILAERRDQLAGDVILMFQPGEEGFDGASYMIKEGVLDAAGRRADTAYGMHVFSSLEPHGQFVTKPGVMLSSSDGLVVTVLGAGGHGSAPYSAKDPVTAAAEMVTALQVMVTRQFNMFDPVVLTVGVLHAGTKRNVIPETARIEATIRTFSEASRQKMMEAVPRLLQGIAAAHGLEVDVHYQEEYPLTINNDDETTTAEKVIAGMFGESRHTRMATPLSGSEDFSRVLAEVPGTFVGLSAVAPGADHTTSPFNHSPYAMFDDGILTDGAALYAELAVSRIAALAGN; encoded by the coding sequence ATGACCATCGTGGACGACGCCAAGGAAATGCAGGACGACATCGTCCGACTCCGCCATGACCTCCACCGCGAACCGGAGATCGGCCTGCAGCTTCCCCGCACGCAGGAGAAGGTGCTCAAGGCGCTGGACGGGCTGCCGTACGAGATCACCCTCGGCGAGGAAACGACGTCGGTCACCGCGGTTCTGCGGGGCGGCGCCACGCACGCTTCAGCCGAGAAGCCCGTGGTCCTGCTGCGGGCCGACATGGACGGACTCCCCGTGCAGGAACGCACGGGCGTGGACTACACCTCCCGTATTGAGGGCGCAATGCACGCCTGCGGCCACGACCTCCACACCTCCATGCTTGCCGGCGCAGCCACAATCCTCGCGGAGCGGCGTGACCAGCTGGCCGGCGACGTCATCCTCATGTTCCAGCCCGGCGAAGAGGGATTCGACGGAGCCAGCTACATGATCAAGGAAGGCGTCCTGGACGCAGCCGGACGACGCGCAGACACCGCCTACGGAATGCACGTCTTCTCCTCCCTGGAACCGCACGGGCAGTTCGTCACCAAGCCCGGCGTCATGCTCAGCTCCTCCGACGGGCTGGTGGTGACCGTCCTGGGTGCCGGTGGCCACGGCTCAGCCCCGTACTCGGCCAAGGACCCCGTCACAGCCGCGGCCGAGATGGTTACCGCCCTGCAGGTCATGGTCACGCGCCAGTTCAACATGTTCGATCCCGTCGTCCTGACCGTCGGTGTCCTGCACGCTGGCACCAAGCGGAACGTCATCCCCGAAACTGCCCGCATCGAAGCAACCATCAGGACGTTCTCCGAGGCGTCACGGCAGAAGATGATGGAAGCAGTACCCCGGCTGCTCCAGGGAATCGCCGCAGCCCACGGCTTGGAGGTGGACGTGCACTACCAGGAGGAATACCCCCTCACCATCAACAACGACGACGAAACCACCACCGCGGAAAAGGTCATCGCCGGAATGTTCGGCGAGTCCCGGCACACCCGGATGGCCACTCCCCTCAGCGGTTCCGAGGACTTCTCCCGCGTCCTCGCCGAAGTTCCCGGCACCTTCGTGGGACTCAGCGCCGTTGCCCCCGGCGCCGACCACACGACGTCGCCCTTCAACCACTCGCCCTACGCAATGTTCGACGACGGCATCCTCACCGATGGTGCCGCGCTGTATGCCGAACTTGCCGTGTCCCGCATCGCTGCCCTCGCTGGCAACTGA
- a CDS encoding Lrp/AsnC family transcriptional regulator → MELSEEDLRLVNALQISPRISWSDAGQVLGVHGTTLAARWERLRAAGAAWTTAHLMGDPKDMCLAMVDIDCEMHLRPHVTAAVAQLPEVITVEEAASNRDLTLTVITQDLEQFSTLLLPKLKEIQGLTKYQTALCTRIHTSGYAWRLNVLTKAEQQALRSLAGPESGNPSAQDAIVVPLPESHLALIPFLARDGRATAAEIARALGRNPATVQRQLGRVLASRMLSFRCEIAQQFSGFPVTVQWFANVPAGEHEAAATELRAIRNTRFSASTTGRTNFTMIMWLRSLADVMELELIIQQRIPGIELVESVVMLNTAKRVGWMLNPDSTATGQVVPAYGELLPDGI, encoded by the coding sequence ATGGAACTCAGCGAGGAAGACCTGCGCCTGGTCAACGCACTCCAGATATCGCCCCGGATCAGCTGGTCCGACGCCGGTCAGGTACTCGGCGTCCACGGGACCACGCTGGCCGCCCGATGGGAGCGCCTACGGGCGGCGGGTGCAGCCTGGACCACGGCGCACCTCATGGGTGATCCGAAGGACATGTGCCTGGCCATGGTGGACATCGACTGCGAAATGCACCTCCGGCCCCATGTCACCGCCGCTGTTGCCCAACTCCCGGAAGTCATCACCGTGGAAGAAGCGGCGAGCAACCGGGATCTCACTCTTACCGTCATCACCCAGGACCTGGAGCAGTTCAGCACCCTGCTGCTGCCCAAGCTCAAGGAAATCCAGGGGCTCACCAAATACCAAACGGCCCTCTGCACCCGGATTCACACCAGCGGCTACGCCTGGCGGCTCAACGTCTTGACCAAGGCGGAGCAACAGGCACTGCGGAGTCTCGCGGGGCCCGAGTCTGGCAACCCCTCTGCGCAGGACGCGATCGTGGTCCCACTCCCGGAAAGCCACTTGGCACTCATCCCGTTCCTCGCCCGCGACGGCCGCGCTACCGCTGCGGAGATCGCCCGGGCTTTGGGCCGGAATCCAGCAACCGTCCAACGACAACTCGGTCGTGTGCTGGCCAGCCGGATGCTGTCCTTCCGCTGCGAGATCGCCCAGCAGTTCTCCGGCTTCCCCGTCACGGTGCAATGGTTCGCCAACGTTCCAGCGGGCGAGCACGAAGCCGCCGCCACGGAACTCCGGGCCATCAGGAACACCCGGTTTTCTGCGTCGACCACGGGCCGCACCAACTTCACCATGATCATGTGGCTGCGTTCATTGGCCGATGTCATGGAGTTGGAGCTCATCATCCAGCAGCGGATTCCGGGCATTGAGTTGGTGGAAAGCGTGGTCATGTTGAACACCGCAAAGCGCGTCGGCTGGATGCTCAACCCTGACTCCACTGCCACCGGGCAAGTGGTTCCGGCGTATGGAGAGCTGCTTCCGGACGGCATTTAG
- a CDS encoding MFS transporter: MTATVGTTPEVKVHKSHVRTLVGTGIGNAVEWYDWAIYATFSPFIASALFSQADPTSAVLSTLAIFAVGFVARPFGGFVFGWIGDRIGRKTSMTFAVALGAVGSLMIGIAPTFAAVGAFASVMLLVARLIQGLAHGGELPSSQTYLSEMAPKENRGFWATLIYTSGTAGILAGTLLGAILTAVLSKEEMSAWGWRIPFLVGGALGVYALVMRAKMKETEAFEAEAPKEKRLPIWPQIVKYRKQAGQVIGLTVGLTVVYYIWGVVAPSYAATSLKMDRGAALWAGVIANVVFIAALPFWGKLSDRIGRKPVIIASSAGAALLHFPMTWLLKDSPWQLAVSMSVMLFFIAGSAAIVPAVYAELFPTHIRTIGVGVPYSICVAAFGGTAPYLQTWLGSIGQAQLFNVYAVILLLVGIVFAFTIPETKGKDLTV, from the coding sequence ATGACCGCTACCGTAGGAACGACCCCCGAGGTCAAAGTCCACAAGTCCCATGTGCGAACACTGGTCGGAACCGGCATTGGCAACGCCGTCGAATGGTACGACTGGGCCATTTACGCCACGTTTTCGCCGTTCATCGCGAGCGCCCTGTTCAGCCAAGCCGACCCCACCTCCGCTGTCCTGTCCACGTTGGCGATCTTCGCCGTCGGGTTCGTTGCGCGTCCGTTCGGCGGTTTCGTCTTCGGCTGGATCGGCGACCGGATCGGCCGCAAAACATCCATGACCTTCGCAGTGGCGTTGGGCGCCGTGGGCAGCCTCATGATCGGTATCGCGCCGACGTTCGCAGCTGTGGGCGCTTTCGCTTCGGTGATGCTGCTGGTGGCACGGCTCATCCAGGGCCTCGCCCACGGTGGTGAGTTGCCGTCGTCGCAAACGTATTTGTCCGAAATGGCGCCGAAGGAAAATCGCGGCTTCTGGGCCACCCTTATCTACACTTCGGGCACTGCCGGAATTCTCGCAGGCACCCTGCTGGGAGCTATCCTCACCGCTGTCCTGAGCAAGGAAGAGATGAGTGCCTGGGGCTGGCGGATCCCGTTCCTTGTAGGTGGCGCGCTGGGTGTCTATGCCCTGGTCATGCGGGCCAAGATGAAGGAAACAGAAGCTTTTGAGGCCGAGGCTCCCAAGGAGAAGCGCCTGCCGATCTGGCCGCAGATCGTCAAGTACCGCAAGCAGGCTGGGCAGGTCATTGGCCTCACCGTTGGCCTGACCGTTGTGTACTACATCTGGGGCGTCGTGGCTCCGAGCTATGCTGCAACCTCCCTGAAGATGGACCGCGGCGCAGCCCTTTGGGCGGGTGTGATCGCCAATGTTGTGTTCATCGCAGCTCTCCCGTTCTGGGGCAAACTCTCTGACAGGATCGGCCGCAAGCCCGTCATCATCGCTTCGTCCGCTGGCGCTGCGCTGCTGCACTTCCCCATGACGTGGCTGCTCAAGGACTCCCCGTGGCAGCTCGCCGTTTCCATGTCCGTGATGCTGTTCTTCATCGCAGGCAGCGCTGCGATCGTCCCGGCCGTGTACGCAGAACTGTTCCCGACGCACATCCGCACCATCGGCGTCGGCGTCCCGTACTCCATCTGCGTCGCTGCCTTCGGTGGCACGGCTCCGTACCTGCAGACGTGGCTCGGCAGCATCGGCCAGGCTCAGCTGTTCAACGTGTACGCAGTGATCCTGTTGCTGGTGGGCATCGTGTTCGCCTTCACCATTCCGGAGACGAAGGGCAAGGACCTCACCGTCTGA
- a CDS encoding CynX/NimT family MFS transporter, translating into MTSSKTPGYPGKSVLPDLAVDAETNEEPPADPTQLRGKRGLVYLGICLVLIGLNLRTVFSSFSAVLPEITSDVGLPGWSLVVLTTVPVTLLGVFAPLAPILARRFGAERVLLGAMAVLTAGLLLRPADIGNAGHLPTLLIGTAACGAAIALCNVLLPGVVKRDFPHRLGLMGGLYTTAICASAALGAGFTYPVFAATGQWTSALWFWAVPAAVVLLLFLPLAIRQPSVKHQAVRGGVNVWRSAVAWQVTLFMVLQAMMSFSVFAWMAPILRERGVDGGTAGLIVSASIVLQMLGSLFAPALATRFKDQRIVNMVVALMTGGGFALTIFGPTELIWVWTGLNGLGQGSLTAVALTMIMVRTRDSHTAANLSGMMQGVGYGVGSVGTLMVGQLHQATGGFEAAGILFLVIGVLAAFFGHRAGRDRFV; encoded by the coding sequence GTGACCTCCTCGAAGACGCCCGGCTACCCAGGGAAATCAGTCCTGCCCGACCTCGCAGTTGACGCCGAAACCAACGAGGAACCACCCGCGGATCCCACGCAGCTTCGTGGCAAGAGGGGCCTCGTGTACCTCGGCATCTGCCTGGTGCTCATCGGCTTGAATCTCCGCACAGTCTTTTCAAGCTTCTCCGCGGTGCTTCCGGAGATCACGTCCGACGTCGGTCTGCCGGGCTGGTCGCTGGTGGTCCTCACCACCGTGCCCGTCACCTTGTTGGGCGTCTTCGCTCCCTTGGCCCCGATCCTCGCCCGCAGGTTCGGCGCTGAGCGGGTGCTCCTCGGGGCAATGGCTGTGCTGACGGCAGGGCTGCTCCTGCGTCCGGCCGACATAGGAAACGCGGGCCATCTCCCTACGCTCTTGATCGGAACGGCGGCGTGCGGTGCCGCCATCGCGTTGTGCAACGTGCTTCTTCCGGGAGTAGTGAAGCGGGACTTCCCGCACCGGCTGGGCCTGATGGGCGGGCTCTACACAACGGCCATCTGCGCGTCCGCCGCACTTGGTGCCGGCTTCACTTATCCGGTATTTGCGGCTACCGGGCAGTGGACTTCGGCGCTGTGGTTCTGGGCGGTTCCGGCCGCCGTCGTGCTTTTGCTTTTCCTGCCGCTGGCAATCCGCCAGCCGTCGGTAAAACACCAGGCCGTTCGTGGTGGCGTGAATGTTTGGCGTTCAGCCGTGGCCTGGCAGGTGACCTTGTTCATGGTGTTGCAGGCCATGATGTCGTTCAGCGTGTTCGCCTGGATGGCGCCGATTCTGCGTGAGCGGGGAGTCGACGGCGGAACGGCCGGGCTGATCGTGTCGGCGTCGATCGTGCTGCAGATGCTCGGCTCGTTGTTTGCCCCGGCCCTGGCGACGCGCTTCAAGGACCAGCGGATCGTCAACATGGTGGTGGCCCTCATGACGGGTGGTGGTTTCGCGCTCACCATCTTTGGCCCCACCGAGCTGATTTGGGTCTGGACCGGGCTGAACGGCTTGGGGCAGGGATCGCTCACCGCCGTGGCCCTGACAATGATCATGGTCCGCACCCGGGACTCCCACACGGCAGCGAATCTGTCCGGGATGATGCAGGGCGTGGGCTACGGGGTGGGTTCTGTTGGCACCTTGATGGTGGGGCAACTTCATCAGGCAACGGGCGGGTTCGAAGCCGCTGGAATCCTATTCCTGGTGATCGGCGTACTCGCTGCGTTCTTCGGACACCGGGCCGGCCGCGACCGCTTCGTTTAA
- a CDS encoding pyridoxamine 5'-phosphate oxidase family protein, protein MSASGETLERVLGSLVAATEGRTPFTLGFLGTTGTDGGPRVRAVIIREVDRAAGRVMVATNSLSRKVEEIDHQPRVALTLYDDDSGVQLRIRGHAAVVEDEKERRRAWERFSPNSHQLYASRLVPGTPRPDQPVDGPGDDETAVERFAWIRIDMTDLDWLDLSGDPHIRWQFSRDGGGWHGQEIVP, encoded by the coding sequence ATGAGTGCAAGCGGGGAGACGTTGGAGCGGGTCCTGGGATCATTGGTGGCGGCCACGGAAGGGCGCACCCCTTTTACGCTCGGTTTCCTGGGCACAACCGGGACAGACGGAGGACCACGGGTCCGTGCGGTCATCATCCGGGAGGTGGACCGCGCTGCTGGCCGGGTCATGGTGGCCACCAATTCCTTGTCCCGTAAGGTCGAGGAGATTGACCACCAGCCACGGGTGGCACTGACCTTGTACGACGACGATAGCGGGGTTCAGCTTCGCATCAGAGGCCACGCTGCGGTGGTCGAAGATGAAAAGGAACGACGCCGGGCATGGGAGCGGTTTAGCCCGAACAGCCACCAACTGTATGCATCCCGGCTGGTTCCGGGGACTCCCCGCCCGGATCAGCCTGTTGACGGCCCGGGTGATGATGAGACGGCCGTGGAGCGTTTTGCCTGGATCAGAATCGACATGACGGACCTGGACTGGTTGGACCTTTCGGGCGACCCCCACATCCGCTGGCAGTTCAGTCGCGACGGCGGCGGCTGGCACGGACAGGAAATCGTCCCTTGA